One window of the Pseudomonas sihuiensis genome contains the following:
- a CDS encoding beta-xylosidase, with product MRSKRVVLSALLVALVLFVAVILSRNAEAEVTSLKPDRPVVWKDFLGVNAQFHFFPEATYRKQMARLHELDLQWVRIAMHWALLESAPGRYYPPFDAATKVMAEEKFKAVGFLSGSAPFATSAPANSPYQDSFPPKDNRLYSESLANFVERYPQFDAWQIWNEPNLPPFWRPKEDPDAYAALLHDAVVTVRKRFPDKPLLTAGMAYFSQMPTRGMNLMLKSLLEKGLADYNLITAYHPYTEYPETNELGKNDFVETVRYVNGGLRGEGIKQIWATEWGWSSYSGPKEMQAIIGVSGQADYTLRRLALMSALDFDRIFLFNLSDLDARASVRDQSYGLLDLNGEPKPVFNALKNFLKVTGPRLEPAEPPKFAQTPKDLYSVSWTRGDGKKLLMAWSATAGKLHLDGVRQATLYDPLRGTEQVLKGEGGALVVGLKPSLQLLVWD from the coding sequence ATGCGAAGTAAGCGAGTTGTTCTATCCGCGCTCCTGGTTGCGCTTGTCTTGTTCGTGGCTGTCATTCTCAGTCGCAATGCCGAGGCGGAAGTTACCAGCCTGAAACCGGATCGTCCGGTGGTCTGGAAGGACTTTCTGGGCGTCAACGCGCAGTTCCATTTCTTTCCCGAAGCGACCTATCGCAAGCAGATGGCGCGTTTGCACGAACTCGATCTGCAATGGGTTCGTATCGCCATGCATTGGGCTTTGCTGGAGTCTGCACCAGGCCGTTATTACCCACCTTTCGATGCCGCAACCAAGGTCATGGCCGAGGAAAAATTCAAGGCCGTAGGCTTTCTTTCCGGCTCCGCCCCCTTCGCCACCAGCGCTCCGGCCAACTCTCCCTACCAGGATTCCTTCCCGCCAAAGGACAACCGTCTATACAGCGAGAGCCTGGCGAATTTCGTCGAGCGTTACCCGCAATTCGACGCCTGGCAGATCTGGAACGAGCCGAACCTGCCGCCGTTCTGGCGCCCGAAGGAAGACCCCGATGCTTACGCGGCATTGCTGCACGATGCCGTCGTGACGGTGCGCAAGCGTTTTCCTGACAAACCGCTGCTCACTGCGGGCATGGCCTACTTCAGTCAGATGCCCACTCGCGGCATGAACTTGATGCTCAAGTCGCTGCTTGAAAAGGGCTTGGCCGACTACAACCTGATCACCGCCTATCACCCCTATACCGAGTACCCGGAAACCAACGAGCTGGGCAAGAACGATTTCGTCGAGACCGTCCGTTATGTCAACGGCGGTTTGCGTGGGGAGGGCATCAAGCAGATCTGGGCAACCGAGTGGGGTTGGTCCAGTTATTCCGGGCCCAAGGAAATGCAGGCGATCATCGGCGTTTCCGGGCAGGCCGATTACACGTTGCGCCGCCTGGCGCTGATGAGTGCGCTGGATTTCGATCGCATCTTCCTTTTCAACCTCAGCGATCTGGATGCTCGAGCCAGTGTTCGCGACCAGTCCTACGGCTTGCTCGACCTCAATGGTGAGCCGAAACCGGTATTCAATGCGCTGAAGAACTTTCTCAAGGTCACCGGGCCGCGCCTGGAACCGGCAGAGCCACCCAAGTTCGCCCAGACCCCAAAAGATCTCTACAGCGTTTCCTGGACGCGTGGTGATGGCAAGAAGCTGTTGATGGCCTGGAGTGCCACGGCTGGCAAGCTGCACCTTGATGGCGTACGCCAGGCTACGCTGTACGACCCGCTACGCGGTACCGAGCAGGTTCTGAAGGGAGAGGGCGGTGCTCTCGTGGTTGGGCTCAAGCCCAGCCTGCAACTGCTGGTATGGGATTGA
- a CDS encoding glycosyltransferase, which translates to MRVALLAPLPPEQTGIADYAAVLKMALEASSVEVITPLAGCGNDPQRAAARVAEFDWSGVDVVHAELGGGRLAEFHALRALRARYPGLPLSATVHDPERLVWRRASLPWPLSLAQSMPSPWPQAATVLADPLCLYEERQLANSLDALVTLTETGHNCLVRRMRLPADKVHVIAHGNQVIEPTPLPPLEPLRLLYFGFIYRGKGIEDLLDALALVVRRQPQMLSRVRLTLAGGSAPEMAFEPGGSYLDQLRRRIIEQGLESLVEWRLDLPAEDIATQIKAHHVMVLPYRESKKLRLLGEQRGTSGALSWAAACGRGVITSDARAFAEEVATGNGAIYAQGDVNALAQELQELLEAPQRCLQWAERATQIGHERRWPATAQRFKALFTNLCEGRDHAK; encoded by the coding sequence ATGCGGGTTGCCTTGTTGGCGCCGTTGCCGCCCGAACAGACGGGGATTGCGGATTATGCCGCAGTGCTCAAGATGGCACTGGAGGCCAGCTCGGTAGAAGTGATCACTCCACTGGCTGGCTGCGGCAATGATCCGCAGCGAGCTGCGGCTCGGGTGGCAGAGTTCGACTGGAGTGGCGTGGATGTCGTGCATGCCGAGTTGGGTGGCGGTCGACTGGCCGAGTTCCATGCACTGAGAGCCCTGCGGGCGCGCTATCCAGGGCTGCCGCTGTCGGCCACCGTGCATGATCCCGAGCGCCTGGTATGGCGGCGTGCTTCGCTGCCTTGGCCGTTGTCTCTGGCGCAGTCCATGCCGTCGCCATGGCCGCAGGCGGCCACTGTGCTGGCCGACCCACTGTGCCTTTACGAGGAGCGTCAACTGGCAAACAGCCTCGATGCCCTGGTGACGCTGACGGAGACGGGACACAATTGCCTGGTTCGTCGTATGCGTTTGCCGGCGGACAAGGTGCATGTCATTGCCCATGGCAATCAGGTGATCGAGCCGACGCCATTGCCGCCACTGGAGCCGCTGCGGCTGCTCTATTTCGGGTTCATCTATCGCGGCAAGGGTATCGAGGATCTGCTTGATGCCTTGGCGCTGGTGGTTCGTCGCCAACCCCAGATGCTGTCACGGGTACGCCTGACCCTGGCTGGCGGCAGCGCGCCTGAAATGGCTTTCGAGCCAGGTGGCAGCTATCTCGATCAGTTGCGCAGACGCATCATCGAGCAGGGGCTCGAGTCGCTCGTGGAATGGCGTCTGGATCTGCCGGCCGAGGATATCGCCACGCAGATCAAGGCACACCATGTGATGGTGTTGCCGTATCGCGAGTCGAAGAAGCTGAGGCTGCTGGGCGAGCAGCGTGGTACCAGTGGTGCGTTGTCCTGGGCAGCGGCGTGCGGACGTGGCGTGATCACCTCTGATGCCCGTGCTTTCGCCGAGGAGGTCGCCACCGGGAACGGGGCGATATATGCACAAGGGGATGTAAACGCCCTGGCGCAGGAACTGCAGGAGCTGTTGGAGGCTCCGCAGCGCTGCCTGCAATGGGCTGAACGTGCCACGCAGATCGGTCATGAGCGACGCTGGCCAGCCACTGCTCAGCGTTTCAAGGCGCTGTTCACCAACCTTTGCGAGGGTAGGGATCATGCGAAGTAA